One genomic window of Evansella cellulosilytica DSM 2522 includes the following:
- a CDS encoding Gfo/Idh/MocA family protein: MLKLGVVGYGRIANRFIPEAKFVSGVNVEGVFGPNKESLINFYENHQLMFWTLDYEEFLNRVDAVYIASPHQTHYEYIKHAIQRKKHVLCEKPMVLFEEQARELYELAQKNNCVLIEAIKTGYSPGFNRLISTAKSGLIGKIKSVDATFTKLVSGQLRELNKESAGGSVNELASYPLLAIIKLLGEKIESVNYYTHYDQQKEVDLFTQINIKYKNAIATAKVGLGVKSEGDLVISGTKGYIYVPAPWWKTEYFEIRYEKSSENKKIYYKFDGEGLRYELSEFVKLINSNHKETYKLLSSESISIIRIIEQFSLGKNVQRI, translated from the coding sequence ATTTTAAAACTTGGAGTAGTAGGTTATGGAAGGATAGCTAACAGGTTTATTCCAGAAGCAAAGTTTGTAAGTGGTGTTAATGTAGAAGGGGTTTTCGGACCAAATAAAGAGTCTTTAATAAATTTTTATGAAAATCATCAATTGATGTTTTGGACATTAGACTATGAGGAATTTTTAAATAGAGTTGACGCAGTTTACATTGCGTCACCGCATCAAACCCATTATGAATATATTAAGCATGCAATTCAAAGAAAAAAACATGTATTATGTGAAAAACCAATGGTACTATTTGAAGAGCAAGCTCGAGAACTATATGAACTTGCACAAAAAAATAATTGTGTCCTTATTGAAGCAATTAAGACAGGATATTCACCAGGTTTTAACAGACTTATTAGTACAGCTAAAAGTGGATTGATAGGAAAGATCAAAAGTGTAGATGCTACTTTTACGAAACTAGTCTCAGGACAATTACGTGAATTAAATAAAGAATCTGCTGGAGGTAGTGTCAACGAATTAGCATCATATCCACTTTTAGCTATTATAAAACTACTTGGTGAAAAAATAGAAAGTGTAAATTATTATACGCATTATGATCAACAAAAAGAAGTAGATTTATTTACTCAAATAAATATCAAATATAAAAATGCGATTGCAACAGCAAAAGTTGGATTAGGTGTAAAATCGGAAGGTGATCTAGTTATTTCAGGAACAAAAGGATATATATATGTTCCGGCACCTTGGTGGAAAACGGAATATTTTGAAATAAGATATGAAAAAAGTTCGGAAAATAAAAAAATATATTATAAATTTGATGGAGAGGGGTTAAGGTACGAACTTTCAGAATTTGTTAAATTAATTAATTCGAATCATAAGGAAACATATAAGCTTCTATCATCAGAATCAATTTCTATTATTAGAATAATTGAACAATTTAGTCTTGGTAAAAATGTTCAAAGAATATAA
- a CDS encoding CDP-alcohol phosphatidyltransferase family protein, giving the protein MRLTPNMVTVIAGLFGIGAGLSFIFEQWILGAILLQLHHLMDGADGNLARLTNRCSDFGAKLDQWVDQIVRLVLFVSITFVVDVPMWAKVLFVATIYIDVIVVHKFVLPFMRKYTIVRSKWKQWFFSRGIIPAFDIFLIYFLISLFAIINNLEMLVFIVIVGKNLDWLYRVWECLKSKYLYQVKHTET; this is encoded by the coding sequence ATGAGATTAACACCAAACATGGTAACTGTTATTGCTGGGCTGTTTGGTATTGGTGCAGGACTTTCCTTTATATTCGAACAATGGATTCTTGGAGCAATTTTACTTCAGCTACATCACTTAATGGATGGCGCTGATGGTAACCTAGCTAGACTAACGAATCGTTGTTCGGATTTTGGGGCGAAATTAGATCAGTGGGTAGATCAAATAGTACGACTTGTATTATTTGTATCTATTACTTTTGTTGTTGATGTACCAATGTGGGCTAAAGTATTATTTGTAGCAACAATATATATCGATGTTATTGTTGTACATAAATTCGTTTTACCATTTATGAGGAAATATACGATAGTACGTTCAAAATGGAAACAGTGGTTTTTTTCTAGGGGTATTATACCTGCTTTTGATATCTTCTTAATATATTTCTTAATATCACTATTTGCAATCATAAATAATTTAGAGATGTTAGTTTTTATAGTGATTGTAGGGAAGAATCTCGATTGGTTATACCGCGTTTGGGAGTGTTTAAAGTCTAAGTACTTGTATCAAGTTAAGCATACAGAGACTTGA
- a CDS encoding ATP-grasp domain-containing protein → MNILVTSISKKVPLLKAIKKAGKKINAKCQIFGADSQLNVIGKYFVDQFWLMPPLSQLKLETLISYCRSNNIFAIIPTRDAELLIFSEWKDSLKEHDIFVMVSDKEPIKKCIDKLEFYKYSTNKNYPVIPTTENIVDIKAFSYFVVKEKFGAGSENIGTNLNMDEARIHANKLRGPIFQPYIVGKEYSIDIYINNEIKAKGAIVRSRDTVINGESQITTTVKNDMIEKVCCNFAEELGLYGHVVFQVILDDNNNLNILEINCRFGGASPLSIAAGLDSLYWFLLEAKGIGICDSPFVRTSKELKLIRYPNDLVIDMKED, encoded by the coding sequence ATGAACATATTAGTAACGAGTATTTCCAAAAAAGTACCCCTTCTTAAAGCTATTAAAAAGGCTGGAAAAAAAATCAATGCTAAGTGCCAAATTTTTGGAGCTGATAGTCAATTAAATGTAATTGGCAAATATTTTGTTGATCAATTTTGGCTAATGCCACCCTTAAGTCAATTAAAACTTGAAACATTAATAAGCTATTGTCGCTCTAATAATATATTTGCTATTATTCCTACAAGAGATGCAGAACTTTTAATTTTCTCTGAGTGGAAAGATTCGCTAAAAGAGCATGATATTTTTGTCATGGTTTCAGATAAGGAACCAATTAAAAAATGCATAGATAAACTTGAATTTTACAAATACAGTACAAACAAAAATTACCCCGTTATTCCTACTACAGAAAACATCGTCGATATAAAAGCTTTTAGTTACTTTGTAGTGAAAGAGAAATTTGGGGCAGGTTCTGAAAATATAGGTACTAACTTAAATATGGATGAGGCAAGAATTCATGCAAACAAGTTAAGGGGGCCAATATTTCAGCCTTATATAGTTGGTAAAGAGTATAGTATAGATATTTATATTAATAATGAAATTAAAGCTAAAGGAGCAATTGTAAGAAGTAGAGACACTGTTATAAATGGTGAATCACAAATTACGACAACTGTAAAGAACGATATGATAGAAAAAGTTTGTTGCAACTTTGCTGAAGAATTAGGATTATATGGGCATGTAGTATTTCAAGTCATTTTAGATGACAATAATAACCTAAATATTTTGGAAATCAATTGTCGTTTTGGCGGGGCTTCTCCATTAAGTATTGCTGCTGGGTTAGATAGCTTATATTGGTTTTTATTGGAGGCCAAAGGGATAGGCATATGTGATTCTCCTTTTGTTCGAACTAGTAAAGAATTGAAACTGATTCGTTATCCCAATGATTTAGTTATTGATATGAAGGAGGATTAA
- the pseG gene encoding UDP-2,4-diacetamido-2,4,6-trideoxy-beta-L-altropyranose hydrolase: MMVLNVIIRVDASINIGSGHVMRCLVLAEMLKEERVEVCFICKNIRGNLIGIIKDNGFKVLELPNILNELEDADKTVQYLKEMDITWIVIDHYSLGEKYESIVRPFVNKIMVIDDLANRKHDCDLLLDQNFYSNMRNRYNHLVSSTCKKYLGPNYLLLRQEFNNVKGLTYQPTQVSKILIFYGGSDQTNETEKVLTAIKQHNFTSLAVDVVVGSSNLNISTIKKMCTDIGATFHYQINYITKLMVEADVSFGAGGITMWERCYLGLPSIVTIVAENQRKSVEDTHEHGAIINIGWHENITEKSYIKVLKDLREGKISLVQLSERSRALVRNNGCLQHPIVKEIIGN; the protein is encoded by the coding sequence ATGATGGTTTTGAATGTTATAATTCGTGTGGATGCTTCAATTAACATAGGTTCGGGTCATGTAATGCGATGCTTAGTATTGGCAGAGATGTTAAAAGAAGAAAGAGTAGAAGTATGTTTTATTTGTAAAAACATTAGAGGTAATCTCATTGGTATAATTAAGGATAATGGTTTTAAAGTATTAGAATTACCAAACATTTTAAATGAACTAGAGGACGCAGATAAAACTGTTCAATATTTAAAAGAAATGGATATCACTTGGATTGTTATTGATCATTATAGTCTTGGAGAGAAATATGAGAGTATTGTAAGACCTTTTGTTAATAAAATAATGGTAATAGATGACTTAGCGAATCGTAAGCATGACTGTGATCTCCTTCTTGACCAAAATTTTTATTCGAACATGAGAAATAGATATAATCATTTGGTATCATCTACTTGTAAAAAATACTTAGGTCCTAATTATCTCTTATTACGTCAGGAGTTTAATAATGTAAAAGGATTGACGTACCAACCTACTCAAGTTAGTAAGATCCTAATATTTTATGGTGGAAGCGACCAGACAAACGAAACCGAAAAGGTTTTAACAGCTATTAAGCAGCATAATTTTACTTCCTTAGCTGTCGATGTAGTTGTAGGGAGTTCTAATCTAAATATCAGTACTATAAAAAAAATGTGTACAGATATTGGCGCTACTTTTCATTATCAAATTAATTATATAACTAAGTTAATGGTAGAAGCGGACGTATCATTTGGAGCTGGAGGAATTACAATGTGGGAACGTTGTTATCTAGGTCTCCCATCGATTGTTACAATAGTAGCAGAAAATCAAAGGAAGTCTGTAGAAGATACTCACGAACATGGTGCAATAATAAATATTGGATGGCACGAAAATATAACTGAAAAATCATATATTAAAGTATTAAAGGATCTAAGGGAAGGCAAGATATCTTTAGTGCAATTAAGTGAGAGGTCTAGGGCATTAGTGAGAAATAACGGTTGTTTACAACATCCTATTGTAAAAGAAATAATCGGAAATTAA
- a CDS encoding sugar phosphate nucleotidyltransferase, giving the protein MNLIILAAGRGKRLGNITRDIPKPLLKINNNTTTILENNIKGARNFDFIQTISVITGYHADSIDSRIEKYNGVKTLYNPKFSDVGPLLSIWTANSLISCDDSIIINGDTVYNKNIFSEIKSKCEKEGIYLLSSTKRSYASDDVKVNIENGLVIQVSKTLDESLCDAASAGVLIIKGKNNRRDFVDELGQIIKEEHKFGKIWHELINRLNESGKKVYSINVDIDSWYEIDTVEDYENLKVGWNI; this is encoded by the coding sequence TTGAATCTGATAATACTTGCAGCTGGTAGAGGTAAAAGACTAGGAAATATTACTAGAGATATACCTAAACCTCTCTTAAAAATAAACAATAATACTACTACAATATTAGAGAATAATATTAAAGGTGCAAGAAATTTTGACTTTATTCAGACTATTTCAGTTATAACAGGTTATCATGCTGATTCAATAGATTCTAGGATAGAAAAGTACAATGGAGTAAAAACGCTCTATAATCCCAAATTTTCTGATGTAGGACCATTATTATCCATTTGGACAGCCAATTCTTTGATCAGTTGTGATGATAGTATCATTATTAATGGTGATACGGTTTATAACAAGAATATATTTTCAGAAATAAAATCAAAGTGCGAAAAAGAAGGGATATATTTACTCAGTAGTACAAAAAGAAGCTACGCTTCAGATGATGTAAAAGTTAATATAGAAAATGGATTAGTTATTCAAGTATCCAAAACATTAGATGAATCTCTTTGTGATGCAGCCTCTGCGGGAGTACTAATTATAAAAGGGAAAAATAATAGAAGAGATTTTGTTGATGAACTAGGTCAAATAATAAAAGAAGAACATAAGTTTGGAAAAATATGGCATGAATTGATAAACCGACTAAATGAGAGTGGGAAAAAAGTTTATTCAATTAATGTTGATATAGATTCGTGGTATGAAATTGATACAGTTGAAGATTATGAAAATCTGAAAGTAGGTTGGAATATATGA
- a CDS encoding cytidylyltransferase domain-containing protein, with protein sequence MKVNIIIQARMGSSRLPGKVLKPLGNSIVLDYVVSRCKRIKGVDEVIVATTISKQDADIEKWCQRNRVNCFRGSELDVLDRYYKCAKLYQSDYIIRVTSDCPFVDIEMAENIIKKMINNPCDFVKVEGDLPRGLVVEMFAFNALEYIYKNGKEERHREHVTYYGYENEDKFSVKKYFAPDSLCNPELRITLDTVEDYELCKMIAQHFNNDKLVSSNQVVNFLVNNPEVANINSHIVQKPVK encoded by the coding sequence GTGAAAGTAAATATTATCATCCAAGCTAGAATGGGGTCAAGTAGATTACCAGGTAAGGTGTTAAAGCCTCTTGGAAACTCTATTGTCCTTGACTATGTAGTATCTAGGTGTAAACGTATTAAAGGGGTAGATGAAGTCATTGTAGCTACTACCATTTCAAAACAAGACGCGGATATTGAGAAATGGTGTCAAAGGAATAGAGTTAATTGTTTTAGAGGGTCTGAATTAGATGTTTTAGATCGTTACTATAAATGCGCCAAATTATATCAATCAGATTATATAATAAGGGTGACATCTGATTGTCCATTTGTAGACATTGAAATGGCAGAAAATATAATAAAAAAAATGATAAATAATCCATGTGACTTTGTGAAGGTAGAGGGGGATTTGCCCAGAGGGTTAGTAGTTGAAATGTTTGCGTTTAATGCATTGGAGTATATCTATAAAAATGGCAAAGAAGAAAGACATCGTGAACATGTTACATACTACGGATATGAAAATGAAGATAAATTCTCTGTTAAAAAGTATTTTGCGCCAGACTCATTGTGTAATCCGGAACTCCGTATCACCCTTGATACAGTAGAAGATTATGAACTATGTAAAATGATAGCACAACACTTTAATAATGATAAGCTTGTATCATCTAACCAAGTTGTAAATTTTCTAGTAAATAATCCTGAAGTAGCAAATATTAATTCTCATATTGTACAGAAACCTGTGAAGTGA
- a CDS encoding CDP-glycerol--poly(glycerophosphate) glycerophosphotransferase, producing MKIKHPIKFIFKGILYRFIVGWCICIPLSIIIPKNKKQIVFIPRMNNRFADNVKYLYLYLYNNIDKDQRMNIYYLCEDAATFNTLNDNNLPVIFYPKISSIWKLLRAGVVIVDSNEWLGNFKPHLLYRSYKIQLWHGVGMKKVGNSNPIMQEYKKRMLTNIYSKIIIKSPFYDLLVLSSELQIKEKANMFRYKNIFINGQPRNDIFFNKKVSSNVMLGVDASVLNKVEYFKKLGKKIILYTPTWRNNADTIKLETEAVDYNRLSNFCMKNEFIFILKQHPKSKSIINCRYENIIEYQKNLDLYPLFSLIDVLITDYSSIYTDFILMNKPVIFYNYDYEYYNQKEDRIHFNYGEITPGKKCSTQIELEEELHNLFYKGDNYIDERKVLLDNLFEYQDGYSSERLWRYLVDINITYKL from the coding sequence ATGAAAATCAAGCACCCAATAAAGTTTATATTTAAGGGAATCTTATATAGATTTATAGTTGGGTGGTGTATTTGCATCCCTTTATCAATAATTATACCAAAAAACAAAAAACAAATAGTTTTTATCCCTAGAATGAACAATAGGTTTGCTGATAATGTTAAATACTTATATCTATATTTGTACAATAATATAGATAAAGATCAAAGGATGAATATATATTATTTATGTGAAGACGCTGCAACATTTAATACATTAAATGATAATAATTTACCAGTTATATTTTATCCAAAAATATCATCAATTTGGAAGTTATTAAGAGCAGGCGTTGTAATTGTAGATAGTAATGAATGGTTAGGAAATTTCAAGCCACACTTATTATATAGAAGTTACAAAATACAGTTATGGCATGGGGTTGGAATGAAGAAAGTAGGAAATTCAAACCCCATTATGCAGGAATACAAGAAAAGAATGCTCACTAATATTTATAGTAAAATCATAATTAAGTCCCCTTTTTATGACTTGCTTGTCCTTAGCTCTGAACTTCAAATTAAAGAAAAAGCAAATATGTTTAGATATAAGAACATTTTTATAAATGGTCAACCTAGAAATGATATATTCTTTAATAAAAAAGTTTCAAGTAATGTCATGTTAGGTGTAGATGCGTCTGTATTAAATAAAGTCGAGTATTTTAAGAAGCTTGGGAAAAAAATAATACTCTATACACCTACATGGAGGAATAATGCTGATACTATTAAATTGGAAACTGAAGCAGTTGACTATAATAGACTATCTAATTTCTGCATGAAAAATGAATTTATTTTTATTTTAAAACAACATCCAAAGAGTAAATCGATAATAAATTGTAGATACGAAAATATTATTGAATACCAAAAAAATTTAGATCTTTATCCATTATTCTCATTAATAGATGTTTTAATAACTGATTACTCTTCTATATACACAGATTTTATTTTAATGAATAAACCTGTTATTTTTTATAACTATGACTATGAATATTATAATCAAAAAGAGGATAGAATTCATTTTAATTATGGTGAAATAACGCCAGGTAAAAAATGTAGTACGCAGATTGAATTAGAGGAGGAACTTCATAATTTATTTTATAAGGGTGATAATTACATTGATGAGAGAAAGGTTTTATTAGATAATCTTTTTGAATATCAAGATGGTTACTCATCAGAAAGGCTATGGAGGTATCTGGTAGATATTAACATTACCTATAAATTGTAG
- a CDS encoding HAD family hydrolase, producing the protein MEKNIPIFDLDDTLFCEHEYVRSGFNAVAKYVVGKFPNLNQETLYNSFIKEWMISGRGRVFNAVCQRYNIDVSIDKLINVYRNHRPLIDLYNDAKSLISFLKRQNIPIGIITDGNSIMQWRKIEALGLNELVSSIIVSDDLGSSCWKPSDIPYKEVSKVLNTSLNECIYIGDNPHKDFVTAKRLGMKTIRIIRPVGDHMKISLDKHYEADKKIYSLLELRKDFGGGE; encoded by the coding sequence ATGGAAAAAAACATTCCAATCTTTGACTTAGATGATACATTATTTTGTGAACACGAATATGTTCGTTCAGGGTTTAATGCCGTTGCAAAATATGTTGTTGGCAAATTTCCTAACCTAAATCAAGAGACTCTTTATAACAGTTTTATTAAAGAATGGATGATAAGTGGAAGGGGAAGAGTTTTTAATGCCGTTTGTCAAAGATATAATATTGATGTGAGTATTGATAAACTTATCAATGTCTATAGAAACCACAGACCTTTGATTGATTTATATAATGATGCAAAAAGTTTGATATCTTTTTTGAAGAGGCAAAATATACCTATAGGAATAATTACAGATGGTAACTCAATAATGCAATGGCGAAAAATTGAAGCATTGGGCTTAAATGAATTAGTTAGTTCTATTATTGTTTCAGATGACTTAGGAAGTAGTTGTTGGAAACCTAGTGATATCCCCTATAAGGAAGTATCAAAAGTATTAAACACGTCATTAAACGAATGTATTTATATTGGTGATAATCCCCATAAAGATTTTGTTACTGCAAAAAGATTAGGCATGAAGACGATACGAATAATCAGACCAGTAGGGGATCATATGAAAATCTCATTGGACAAACACTATGAAGCAGATAAAAAAATATATTCTTTATTAGAATTAAGGAAAGATTTTGGTGGGGGAGAATGA
- a CDS encoding CDP-glycerol--poly(glycerophosphate) glycerophosphotransferase: MRKVGFACTTIFHYIHYKHIANELESRGYVVEYIIFTPKLSDRYNRIFCYFKEHSIKFSDFEDIFLAEQFDVILAPYYLAGFQLLDKNILKVRLMYGYAKDSWNYAEWNKGFDLVLAYGPYASKKLNQFTEVKNIGHPRFKDKYKENVVDISGKIFTREGDKPILLYCPTWSDLSSLEKFMEKKEIFLEDFTLLIKLHHGNSSSDLFNLSKAQNIYYFNETTDLFDLLYLCDVILSDYSGSIFDAMLLRKPIVLLDSYDKDIKDSGYLNISEMKNVAVYSQSHRDENNTSLDIKVRGVLPHARKISDVIELIKNYSSGKDLPYEGLVKELYSYQDNNAPIRAANAIDELIENKKNYRKYGDDSFYLLNTIKINCFLNANNDQQIAIWGAGEMGQILYAWLKKQWKIDCFFDMDVTKQGKKINGISVKKIDLSKKILITVAKYEIEIKDYLIKEGKREGIDFISVFNRGEC; encoded by the coding sequence ATGAGAAAAGTTGGTTTTGCTTGTACAACCATTTTTCATTATATTCATTATAAACATATTGCTAATGAATTAGAGTCTAGGGGATATGTTGTTGAATATATAATATTTACGCCAAAATTAAGTGATCGTTATAATCGAATTTTTTGCTACTTTAAGGAACATTCTATTAAATTTAGTGATTTTGAAGACATTTTTTTAGCGGAACAATTTGATGTTATACTAGCTCCATATTATTTAGCAGGATTCCAGTTACTTGATAAAAATATATTAAAAGTACGACTAATGTATGGGTATGCAAAAGACAGTTGGAATTATGCAGAATGGAATAAAGGGTTTGACTTAGTATTGGCATATGGACCTTACGCAAGCAAAAAATTAAATCAGTTTACAGAAGTGAAAAATATAGGTCATCCGCGATTTAAGGATAAATATAAAGAAAATGTAGTAGACATATCTGGAAAAATATTCACAAGAGAGGGTGATAAACCAATTCTGTTATATTGTCCAACCTGGTCGGATTTATCTTCCCTAGAAAAGTTTATGGAAAAGAAGGAAATATTTTTGGAAGATTTTACCCTTCTTATTAAGCTTCATCATGGTAATAGTAGTTCAGATTTATTTAATTTATCTAAAGCGCAAAATATATACTATTTTAATGAAACAACAGATCTCTTTGATTTGCTATACCTCTGTGATGTTATATTGAGTGATTATAGTGGATCAATATTTGACGCTATGCTATTAAGAAAGCCCATAGTTTTACTAGATAGTTATGATAAGGATATAAAAGATAGTGGGTATTTGAATATAAGTGAAATGAAAAATGTAGCGGTTTATAGTCAAAGTCACAGAGATGAAAATAACACAAGTTTAGATATTAAAGTTAGAGGTGTATTACCGCATGCGAGAAAAATTTCAGATGTTATTGAATTAATTAAAAATTATAGTTCAGGAAAAGATTTACCATACGAGGGTTTAGTCAAAGAACTATATAGTTATCAAGATAATAATGCACCTATTCGAGCAGCTAATGCAATTGATGAACTAATTGAGAATAAAAAAAATTATAGAAAATACGGGGATGATTCTTTTTATTTACTAAATACTATTAAGATTAACTGTTTTCTTAATGCAAATAACGACCAACAGATTGCAATATGGGGAGCAGGAGAAATGGGGCAAATATTATATGCCTGGTTAAAAAAACAGTGGAAAATAGATTGCTTCTTTGATATGGATGTAACAAAACAGGGAAAAAAAATAAATGGTATATCAGTTAAGAAAATTGATTTAAGTAAGAAAATTTTAATCACTGTGGCAAAATATGAAATTGAAATAAAAGATTACTTGATAAAAGAAGGTAAGAGAGAAGGCATTGATTTCATTTCTGTTTTTAATCGAGGTGAGTGTTAA